Proteins encoded in a region of the Augochlora pura isolate Apur16 chromosome 4, APUR_v2.2.1, whole genome shotgun sequence genome:
- the Nthl1 gene encoding nth-like DNA glycosylase 1, with protein sequence MSIYYILLKMSKKLKLNDLVSARSLRSGNKAANTDTSGATSKYFDNEENILLHKTEKKKRTPIKIKYEVKNEDEVKHLNVKIEDMKNEIVKEIVTDENIWMPENWKTILENIKEMRKHGTAPVDEMGCDKCVDPKASAKLARYQSLIALMLSSQTKDQVTHAAMQRLNMYGCNPEVIRNTPDEILGKLIYPVGFWKRKVEYIKRTSVILIDKYGGDIPKTVKELCDLPGVGPKMAHICMQIAWGQVSGIGVDTHVHRITNRLKWAEKPTKTPEETRIALEKWLPKDLWKEVNHLLVGFGQEICLPRFPKCSECLNKYICPSSEKNGVKKT encoded by the exons ATGTCaatatattacattcttttgaaaatgagtaaaaaattgaaacttaaTGACCTTGTATCAGCGAGATCATTACGATCTGGAAATAAAGCCGCTAATACAGATACTTCGGGTGCAacttcaaaatattttgacaATGAAGAAAACATATTGCTACATAAAACTGAGAAGAAAAAGCGTAcaccgataaaaataaaatatgaagtaaaAAATGAAGATGAAGTAAAACATCTAAAtgtgaaaattgaagatatgaaaaatgaaattgtgaaagaaattgtgacagatgaaaatatatggatgccagaaaattggaaaacgaTATTAGAAAACATAAAAGAAATGCGAAAACATGGAACAGCACCTGTGGATGAAATGGGCTGTGACAAATGCGTAGATCCTAAAGCATCTGCGAAACTCGCAAGGTATCAATCACTAATAGCGTTGATGCTTAGCAGTCAAACCAAAGATCAAGTTACTCATGCAGCTATGCAAAGATTAAACATGTATGGATGTAATCCAGAAGTAATAAGAAATACTCCTGATGAAATTCTTGGGAAACTTATATATCCTGTTGGATTCTGGAAG AGAAAAgtggaatatattaaaaggACATCTGTTATCTTGATAGACAAGTATGGAGGTGACATTCCTAAAACAGTGAAAGAATTGTGTGATTTACCTGGTGTTGGACCAAAGATGGCTCATATTTGTATGCAAATAGCATGGGGGCAAGTATCTGGTATTGGTGTGGATACACATGTGCACCGTATTACTAACAGATTAAAATGGGCAGAAAAACCAACAAAAACCCCAGAAGAAACCAGGATTGCATTGGAGAAATGGCTTCCAAAAGATCTTTGGAAGGAGGTAAATCATCTACTTGTTGGATTTGGACAAGAAATTTGTTTACCCAGATTTCCAAAATGTTCTGAATgtctcaataaatatatatgtccGTCTTCCGAGAAAAATGGAGTAAAAAAAACTTaa
- the Vito gene encoding nucleolar protein viriato, with product MVLQVKMQPKLLNVNRKPGQPKRRKKITLVFDEKKRREFLCGFHKRKVQRQKKAQEELQQQLKEERKKIKREARARYKNLVSSRDIPEIQELLSQHEYETEGHTVSILELNVADLAEKDVFIGENEGTNGIEEEEEEGENQNIENNEEIMGMTLNKNKEAKISKQNLKDKAINNRKDIKREIKRAALKHVQKSKVFQRKQRLERNKNKKESMRKQKRIQKVQKRNGKFNKKINQ from the exons ATGGTATTACAAGTAAAAATGCAACCAAAATTACTCAATGTAAATAGAAAGCCTGGACAACCAAAAAGGCGCAAGAAAATTACTCTTGTATTTGACGAAAAGAAAAGACG agaatttttatgcgGATTCCATAAAAGAAAAGTACAACGGCAAAAGAAAGCTCAAGAGGAGTTGCAACAACAGTTAAAagaagaacgaaaaaaaattaaacgtgAA GCACGAGcacgttataaaaatttggtaTCAAGCAGAGATATTCCAgaaattcaagaattattatctCAGCATGAATACGAAACAGAAGGACATACCGTTAGTATTTTAGAGTTGAACGTTGCAGATCTTGCAGAGAAAGATGTATTTATTGGAGAAAATGAAGGTACTAATGgaatagaagaagaagaagaagaaggagagaatcaaaatatagaaaataatgaagaaatcATGGGAATgacattaaacaaaaataaagaagctAAAATctcaaaacaaaatttaaaagataaagCAATCAATAATAGGAAAGATATAAAACGAGAAATTAAGAGAGCTGCATTGAAACATGTACAAAAGAGTAAAGTGTTTCAGCGAAAGCAAAGATTAGAacgcaacaaaaataaaaaggaaagtatgagaaaacagaaaagaatacaaaaaGTTCAGAAACgtaatggaaaatttaataaaaagataaatcagtga